CCGCTTCGACCAGAATATTACGCATCAAGGCGTGATTGACGCATTGATGGGGGCTTCGCGCAAACCAGCCACGCCCGATTAGGGCCGTTTGATCATTCGCGTAACTGAATTCGCCCTACCCCACGGCGTGCCGGATCGTCTTCGACAGGCGCAAGAGGAACCGGGGTCTCGAGGAAGCAACGAGCTTCCATGAGAGGATCGCTTTTGCCATATGGCGGGGAAGGACGCCGACGGAAAGAAACCAGGCGGCCAGCATCGCACGGCGCCTTCTGGATGCGTTCATCTTCAGGCTGGCGACCGCTCCGGCGGCGCCGAGAGAGAGCCGGGAATCGTCGGCAACAGGATGTTGTTCCCTGTCGATGCAGAGCGATGCCAGGCGCTCCTCCAAATGCACCGGATCGCGCAGACCGGCATTCTGGGGTACTTCCAAGCCGATTTCCGTTGCCTGATCCGACAGGGCTTCCAGCCGGCGAAAATCATGCTGTATGCGCCAGCGCGCGCGCTGGCCGAGCCTTTCCGCAAAGACGGAATGGTTGGCGCCGTGAATACGATAGGCACCGAGGCAATCATCGATGGATGTCACCTCCCCATGCAGGGGCGCAACCGTCGCCAGATACCCGTCGGCGCCCTGTCGAAACTCCCGCTCCGGAACGGGCATCACCCTGTCGAGAACCGAGCGGTCGAATGCCAGGCCGCTCGTAACGGTCGTCTGGTAGCGCCCCTTTCGCAACAGCTCCGGAGTGACATCGCCGGAATCGAAGGAGAGTTCCGCTGGTGGAAACACATCCTTCACCTGCATATACTCATCGACGATATGCAGCCTGAACTGCACCTGAGCTGTCTTCTCTTCCCAGGCCTCGACCACCTCCGATACCGCATTCGGATAGAGATAATCATCTGCATCGAGAAACAGCACGATCTTGCCGCGACTGGATGCGAAGCCTGTGTTGAATGCTGCGGCATGTCCGCCATTCACCTCTCTGAAACACGTCTTAATTCGTGAGTCATAAGAAGCAATGACATCGGCTGTCGCATCCGTCGATGCATCATCGACGACGATGACTTCGGCATTGTCGTAGTTCTGCTCCAACGCGCTGTCGATGCTGCGCCTCAGAAAATGGGCGTAGTTGTAATTCGCAATAACGATGGAAACTGGAATGCGGTCGT
Above is a window of Rhizobium sp. CCGE531 DNA encoding:
- a CDS encoding glycosyltransferase, giving the protein MYSIHDRIPVSIVIANYNYAHFLRRSIDSALEQNYDNAEVIVVDDASTDATADVIASYDSRIKTCFREVNGGHAAAFNTGFASSRGKIVLFLDADDYLYPNAVSEVVEAWEEKTAQVQFRLHIVDEYMQVKDVFPPAELSFDSGDVTPELLRKGRYQTTVTSGLAFDRSVLDRVMPVPEREFRQGADGYLATVAPLHGEVTSIDDCLGAYRIHGANHSVFAERLGQRARWRIQHDFRRLEALSDQATEIGLEVPQNAGLRDPVHLEERLASLCIDREQHPVADDSRLSLGAAGAVASLKMNASRRRRAMLAAWFLSVGVLPRHMAKAILSWKLVASSRPRFLLRLSKTIRHAVG